One window of Lemur catta isolate mLemCat1 chromosome 3, mLemCat1.pri, whole genome shotgun sequence genomic DNA carries:
- the ANKRD34A gene encoding ankyrin repeat domain-containing protein 34A, with protein MLHTEGHALLRAVGQGKLRLARLLLEGGAYVNEGDAQGETALMAACRARYDDPQNKARMVRYLLEQGADPNIADRLGRTALMHACAGGGGAAVASLLLAHGADPSVRDHAGASALVHALDRGDRETLATLLDACKAKGTEVIIITTDTSPSGTKKTRQYLNSPPSPGVEDPAPAPPSPGVCTSPSEIQLQTAGGGGRGLLSPRTQEEEEKRDVFEFPLPKPPDDSSPSEPLPKPPRHPPKPLKRLNSEPWGLVAPPQPVPPAEGRPGIERLTTEFNGLTLTGRPRLSRRHSTEGPEDPPPWAEKVTGGGPLSRRNTAPEAQESGPPSGLRQKLSRMEPVDLDTPGHLCPDSPESSRLSLERRRYSASPLTLPPAGSAPSPRQSQESLPGAVSPLSGRRRSPGLLERRGSGTLLLDHISQTRPGFLPPLNVSPHPPIPDIRPQPGGRAPSLPAPPYAGAPGSPRTKRKLVRRHSMQTEQIRLLGGFQSLGGPGEPGR; from the coding sequence ATGCTGCACACGGAGGGCCACGCTCTTCTTCGGGCCGTGGGTCAGGGTAAGCTACGCTTGGCCCGTTTGCTTCTGGAGGGAGGCGCCTACGTGAATGAGGGTGATGCCCAGGGGGAGACTGCGCTAATGGCGGCCTGTCGGGCCCGTTATGATGACCCTCAGAACAAGGCGCGCATGGTACGCTACCTCCTGGAGCAAGGCGCGGACCCGAACATTGCAGACCGCCTAGGGCGCACTGCGCTCATGCACGCTTGCGCCGGGGGTGGGGGCGCTGCGGTGGCCTCGCTGCTCCTTGCCCACGGCGCAGACCCCTCCGTCCGAGATCACGCGGGCGCCTCAGCGCTTGTCCACGCCCTGGACCGCGGGGACCGCGAGACCCTTGCCACGCTGCTAGACGCCTGCAAGGCCAAGGGCACGGAGGTCATCATCATTACCACTGATACCTCTCCCTCGGGCACGAAGAAGACCCGGCAGTATCTCAATTCCCCACCATCCCCAGGGGTGGAGGACCCTGCTCCCGCTCCTCCTAGCCCGGGGGTCTGCACGTCGCCTTCGGAAATCCAGCTGCAGActgctggaggaggagggcggGGGTTGTTATCCCCTCGCacccaggaagaagaggagaagcgGGACGTATTTGAATTCCCTCTTCCTAAGCCCCCCGATGACTCCTCCCCTTCTGAGCCGCTCCCCAAACCACCACGTCACCCCCCTAAACCCCTCAAAAGGCTCAACTCCGAGCCCTGGGGCCTAGTAGCCCCTCCTCAACCGGTCCCGCCCGCGGAAGGGAGACCTGGGATCGAGCGCTTGACCACCGAATTCAACGGCCTGACCCTGACCGGTCGACCCCGTCTTTCCCGACGTCACAGCACAGAAGGCCCGGAGGACCCGCCCCCATGGGCGGAGAAAGTGACGGGCGGGGGTCCCCTGTCTCGCCGAAATACAGCGCCAGAGGCTCAGGAATCTGGTCCCCCTTCAGGGCTGAGGCAGAAACTGAGCCGCATGGAGCCGGTGGATCTCGACACCCCCGGACATCTTTGCCCTGATTCGCCAGAGTCCAGTCGCCTGTCCCTGGAGCGCCGCCGTTACAGCGCCTCCCCGTTGACCCTCCCTCCAGCCGGCTCGGCTCCCTCCCCGCGCCAGTCCCAGGAGAGTCTGCCTGGGGCCGTATCTCCGCTGAGCGGAAGGAGGCGAAGTCCCGGGCTGCTGGAGCGGAGGGGCTCTGGGACGTTGCTCCTGGACCACATATCGCAAACGCGGCCAGGTTTCCTGCCCCCGCTCAACGTCAGCCCCCACCCCCCTATCCCCGACATTCGCCCCCAACCCGGAGGTCGGGCGCCTTCGTTGCCTGCCCCTCCCTATGCCGGGGCACCAGGCTCTCCCAGGACCAAGCGCAAATTGGTGAGACGACACTCCATGCAAACTGAGCAGATCCGCCTGCTAGGGGGCTTCCAGAGTCTAGGCGGGCCAGGGGAGCCAGGGCGCTGA